The DNA segment GATTGTTAGAGGTGATTACGCAGATTCCACTAGGTTTAGGGCGCATATCCTTGGCGGCTCAGAGATAGAGTATAATACCAGTGGTGGTGTTGAACATTGGGTTTTCCTATTCCCAAACAGTAAGGCAATCGACATGTTCATAGGGATAATTAGTGGTAATGGTGAGGTAAGTAGAGTAAGGGAAAGCGTAGTAGATATTGAGGACATGATTATGGCTATAGCTAGGAGTAAAGCTAAGATGCTACTGAGCAGTGATGAGGAGAGGTTATTAAGGATGGCTCGCGATAAGGGATTATTCGATACACCAAGGAGAATAACAATAAGGCAATTGGCTAAGGAGTTAGGGGTGAATGAATCAACATTATCCAGGAATTTAAACAAGATAATAAAGAAGATACTGAACGTTATGATTGATGATTGATTTAATCAACTAGGCTTATCCCTGAAATATATGGTGAGGATAATGTAAAGGATTTTATGACTGTGTTCAAGTATTAATGATAACATTAATGCAAATCATTAGGTATAGTTATAAATAGTTGAACTGCATTTAAAGACAGGGATCTGTGTGATTAACGATGAATGGTTAATTAACGGGTTAAGAGTGGTTAAGGTAATTAGGAGCGAACTTGAGGTTACTATTATTCCTGAACTTGGTGGTTTAATATGGAGTATTAAGTATGGCGACCATGAATTACTCCATCATCATAAGGATCCTGAACCTATTGAACATCTTAGGGAGGGTTTAATGCCGGAGGACTTCTACAATGTAGTATACTTCGGTGGTTGGTTTGAGGTGATTCCTAATGCAGGTTATGTTTCAAGGTATGCTGGTGTACAGTTTGGGCTACATGATGAATCACCTTACATACCCTGGAAGGTTGAGTATGATGAAGAAGCTGACGAATACTCCGTGTTGAATGTAGTTTCATTGAGGAAGTATCCACTTAAGGTTTACAGGAGGGTTAAATTACTAAACAGTAATGAGGTACTTATTAAGGAGAGACTGGTTAACTTAAGTAGGCAGAACTTAAAGTTCTCTTGGCTGCATCACCCTAACTTCGGTAGTGACCTATTATCCGAATACACTGTACTAGAGTTACCTAAGGGAACGGAGGTGGAGGTTGATAAGTACCTCAGTGGTGGGTCATCAATTCTTGAACCTGGGTATAGGGGTGTCTTCCCCATGGTTAAGTCTAAGAGTGGTGAATTAATTGACTTATCAAGATTCCCTAGAGACCTCAACACTAATGACTTAGTGTATGTACCTATGGTTAAGGAGGGTTGGTTTAGGCTAATTAATGAGAAACTGGGGATTAGACTTGAGGCTAATTGGGATGTTAACGTATTTAGGTCAATGTGGCTTTGGAGACCATTAGGCGGTGGCTTTAATTACCCATGGTTCGGCAGAATATACGCAACATCCGTGGAATTAACCACAAGCTGGCCTGCTACTGGGCTTGCGGAGCAGGTTAAGATGGGTACAGCATATGAGATTCAGGGCAATGGTGAGATAAGCACGTGGATTAGATTTAAGATAACGTAACAATATACTTCATGATGCTTTAAAAATT comes from the Caldivirga sp. genome and includes:
- a CDS encoding helix-turn-helix domain-containing protein gives rise to the protein MSNAEIMLLNSILNSPSLVSLDYYHYSDWTVKVSELNLEYRVLNSFVDSSSPFIVEYALVKVGSRFDFKSFLKILSSHKNVLSVDYIKPINSTYPKLITMIVRGDYADSTRFRAHILGGSEIEYNTSGGVEHWVFLFPNSKAIDMFIGIISGNGEVSRVRESVVDIEDMIMAIARSKAKMLLSSDEERLLRMARDKGLFDTPRRITIRQLAKELGVNESTLSRNLNKIIKKILNVMIDD
- a CDS encoding aldose 1-epimerase — encoded protein: MVKVIRSELEVTIIPELGGLIWSIKYGDHELLHHHKDPEPIEHLREGLMPEDFYNVVYFGGWFEVIPNAGYVSRYAGVQFGLHDESPYIPWKVEYDEEADEYSVLNVVSLRKYPLKVYRRVKLLNSNEVLIKERLVNLSRQNLKFSWLHHPNFGSDLLSEYTVLELPKGTEVEVDKYLSGGSSILEPGYRGVFPMVKSKSGELIDLSRFPRDLNTNDLVYVPMVKEGWFRLINEKLGIRLEANWDVNVFRSMWLWRPLGGGFNYPWFGRIYATSVELTTSWPATGLAEQVKMGTAYEIQGNGEISTWIRFKIT